The Bradyrhizobium sp. B097 genome contains the following window.
GGAACTTGATCAGCGAACCCCACAACGAGATATGGTCAGGTATTTTCGCCGGCCAGCCGACCGCACCGAAATAGATCGCGTCATGCTTGCCGATCTGGGCCTTCCAGTCGGCCGGCATCATCTCGCCGTGCTTCTCGTAATAGTCGTAGGAGGCGAAGTCGAAATGGTCGAACTTCACGTCGACGCCGTGCTTCTTCGCCGCCGCCTCGATGACGCGCAGGCCCTCGGGCATCACTTCCTTGCCGATGCCGTCACCGGGAATGACCGCAATCCGATACTGCTTTTTGCTGCTCATCGAGAACACCCTTGTGATTTGCCCGGCCGGCAATGCCGCCTATCCTGATGGTCCTGCAATGGACCAAACTTCGCGTGAGCGCAACGCTGCAGTGCAGTGTTGACCGCGGCGCGACCCTGACCCACCAATTTCGCGGACATCCCACTCCTCATACCAAAGCGAGACATCCCATGGATCTGCATCTGCGCGGCAAGCGTGTCCTGATCACCGGCGCCTCCAAGGGCATTGGCGCGGCCGCCGCCGAAGCCTTTGCCGAGGAAGGCGCCAATCTGCTGCTCGCCGCCCGCAACGGCGAGCAATTGAAGGCGCTGGCCGAACGGCTGCGCTCCGCGCATCAGATCGATGCCGCGATCAGCGTCGTCGACCTGCGCAAATCCGAAGATCTGGCGCGATTGGCAAAAGAGGCCGCCGATATCGACATCCTCGTCAACAATGCCGGCGACATCCCGGGCGGCTCGATCGACAAGATCGACGAGGCAACCTGGCGGCATGCCTGGGAGCTCAAGGTGTTCGGCTATGTCAATTTGACGCGCGCGATCTATGCCCAGATGAAGGCGCGCGGCGGCGGTGTGATCGTCAACGACATCGGCGCGGCCGGCGAGAAGTTCGACGCCAACTACATCTGCGGCAGCGCCGGCAATGCGGCGCTGATGTCGTTCACCCGCGCGCTCGGCGGCAAGAGCCTCGCCGACAACATCCGCGTCGTCGGCATCAACCCCGGCCCTGTCGGCACCGACCGCCACGTCACGCTGCTCAAGACCCGCGCCAAGAACCAGTTCGGCGACGAGAGCCGCTACAAGGAATTCCAGAAAGGTCTGCCGCTCGGCCGCCCCGCGCATGCGCGCGAGATCGGCGACCTGATGGCGTTCCTGGCCTCAGACCGCGCGGGCTATACGTCGGGCGTGATCTATACAGTGGATGGCGGGCTGACGTCGGGGTGGGGTTAGGCAACTCGCGCTTACCACCTGTTCCGCCGTCATCCTGAGGAGGCCGCAAAGCGGCCGTCTCGAAGGATGGGCCACGGGCTGCGTCATCCTTCGAGGCTCGAAAGAGTTCGCACCTCAGGATGACACGGTCCGCTCGAACAACTGCCGGATCAGCGTCGTGATGCGGCCCTGCGGCGCCAGCATCTGGTTCATGATCGAGAAATGATCGGCACCGGCGATCTCCTCATAGGTCACCGGCAAGCCGTAGCGGGCGCGATGGCCGGCGAAATCGGCGGTCTGCTTGCGCAGCAGCGGCAGTTCGGCGCTGCCGACCACCAGCGACAGCGGCTTTGCCGTGCCGCCTTCCTGCATCATCGGCGAATTGCGCCGCGAGGAGGCCTCGTCGAGCCTGAGCTTCTCGTTGAGGTAGGAGTGCCGGATCGGCTCGAGGTCATAGATGCCCGAGATCGCCATGCCGGCCCGGACATGGGCATTCGCGAGCGCCATCGATGTCAGATGGCCGCCGGCCGACCAGCCCGACACAACGATGCCTTCGGCAGCGGCACCGAGCGCGGGCAACTGCCCGGCAAGAAAATCGATGCCTGCGTGAATCTCGGCGACGATGTCATCGAGCGTCGCATCCGGCGCCAGCGTGTAGCCGATCAGGGCGACATTGATGCCGTGCGCCATCGGCCCCTCGGCAAAGATCGTGAACACTTCCTTGGCGCGGGTCTGCCAGTAGCCACCGTGGATGAACAAGAGCGTCGGCGCGCCATCGCGCGCTTTGAGGAAATCGATCCGGTTGCGTTCACGCGGACCGTATCGGAGGTCGAGATGCTCGGGATGCTTGTGCCGCATCGCCGCGGCGCGCTGCTCCCAGCCGGCGGCGATCTCGGCGCTGCCCTTGACGGCAACGCCATTGTTCAACCCGAGGTCCCGCTCCTGCTGGCTCATCGCGCGCCAGTCCAGCGCGGAAAACAACGCTGCCATCCCTGCCCCTTCGGTTCTCGTCGCATTGCCACGACGGCAGGAAATGTTCTACAGCACAAGCAAACAGAAGACATAGGAGCAACGGTGCATGGCTGATCAGGGCTTGGTGAAGGAAACGGCGTGTGCCGTCGTCGAGAAACTGAAAGCCGGTGACGTCACGCCGCTCGACCTGCTCGACGTGCTGGAAAAGCGCATCGCCGAGGTCGACGGCAAGGTCAATGCGCTGCCGACGCTCTGCTTCGACCGCGCACGCACCCACGCGAAAACCCTGATGCAGAAGCCGGTCAGCGAGCGCGGCCTGCTCGCGGGTCTTCCGGTCCCGATCAAGGACCTCACCGCCGTCTCCGGCGTGCTGACCACGCTGGGCTCGCCGATCTTCAAGGACAATATCCCCGCGAAGTCGGACATCCTGGTCGAGCGCCTCGAACAGAACGGCGGCGTGATCTACGCCAAGTCGAACACGCCGGAATTCGGCGCCGGCGCCAACACCTTCAACGAGGTGTTCGGTCCGACACGCAATCCCTGGGACACATCGCGCTCAGCCGCCGGCTCCTCCGGCGGCGCCGCGGCGGCTCTCGCCAGCGGCACCGCGTGGCTCGCCCACGGCTCCGACATGGGCGGCAGCTTGCGCAACCCGGCGAGCTTCTGCGGCGTCGTCGGCCTCCGGCCGTCGATCGGCCGCGTCGCGCAGACGCCGAAATTCGGTGTCGACCGCACGCTCGGCCAGCAGGGGCCGATGGCGCGCAATGTCGAGGACCTCGCGCTACTGCTCGACGCGATGAGCGGCGAGCATGCGGCCGATCCGCTGTCGCTGCCGGTGCTGCCGACCTCGTTCCTGTCCGCGGCGCGTTCCGGCAGCAAGCCGAAGCGCATCGCCTATTCGCCCGATCTCGGCATCACGCCCGTCGATCCCGAGGTCAAGGCCGTGACCCGCAAGGCCGCGGAGCGGTTCGCGGAAGCCGGCGCGATCGTCGAGGAGGCGCATCCCGACTTCCGCGAGGCCCATGAATGCTTCCACGTGCTTCGCGCGTTCGATTTCGCGATCAGCAAGGCCGAATTGCTGCGCACCAAGCGCGACCTGCTCAAGCCCGAAGTGATCTGGAACATCGAGGAAGGGCTGAAGCTCACCGTCGAGAAGCTCGAGCGCGCCGAGGCGCAGCGCGTCGCGATGACCGCGCGTGCGCTTGAGTTCTTCGAGCGATACGATTTGCTGCTGGCGCCAGCGACCATCGTGCCGCCATTCCCGGTCGAGAACCGCTATGTCGCCGAATGCGACGGCAAGAAGTTCGACAATTACGTCGAATGGCTCGGCATCGTCTATGCGATCACGCTGGCCTGCTGCCCGGCGCTGTCGCTGCCCTGCGGCTTCACCGCGTCGGGCCTGCCGGTCGGCCTGCAGATGGTCGCCAAGCCCCGCGCCGAGGCGCAGCTTCTGGCCGGCGCGAAAGTGCTGGAGGACATTCTGGGCGTGCGCGGCACCACCCCGATCGATCCGCGACCGCCGAAGGCATGATCCGGAAAAGTGCGGAGCGGTTTTCCGAAAAGATCATGCCCAAGCAATAAGGCTAAGGCGTTCTACGCCTTTTCTTCCGTCGCATGCAGCGCGACTGACAGTGCGAGCTTGGTCTGCTCGACGATCTCGTCCATCAGTTCCTCGCGGCTGATCTGGCCGACCTCGCCGGTGAGCAGGCCCTGCTCGGCAAGCATCACGATGCCGTGCAGCCCGGCCCAGATCTTCAGCGCCTGCCGCTCGCGCAGCAGCCCGACGGCCGGCGCCTCGAACGACTCGATCAGCAGCGCCAGCGTTTCCATCGCCGCGACGTGCAATTCGCTGCCGACAGGCGCGCAGGCCATGGTTCTGGACGCGAACATCAGCCGGTAGATGCCGTGGCGTTCGAGCCCGAAGGCCAGCGCAGCCTGCGCAAAGCGCGACAATTTCGAGCCCTTGCCGGGCTGCTCGATCGCCTCGCGCATGATCACATTGAACTGCCGGAACGCTTCCGCGGTCACCGCCTCCAGCAGCGCCTCGCGGTCGGCGAAATGCCGGTACGGCGCCGGCTGCGAGACGCCGAGTTGCCTGGCCAGCGCCTTGATGCTGATCGCTTCGGGGCCACCGAGCTCGACCTCGCGTAACGCCGCCTGAATCAGGGCTTCGCGGAGGTCGCCATGGTGGTAGGTTTTCAACGGCTTACGAACGATTTGTCCCATTGCGGCAATGATCGCTGAATTTTCGCTTGACGCGCAAGCACGACGATAATGTAATATGCTATAACTTGGCGATCCGGTTAAGAGGCCGGCCGCCCAAGCAAGCTGGAACTTGCATAAACTAAAATGAGGAACCCGGCGCGCCCTACCTGTGCGCCAGAGCCGAGGGAGAGTGCTTGCATGTCCAAGCTCAGAATCCGCGTCGACCAGGACAAGTGCCAGGGTCACGCCCGCTGCAAATCGCTCGCCCCCGAACTGTTCGAGCTCGACGAATACGGCAACGCCCATGAAGTCGGCGACGGGACCGTTCCGGCCGGGCTCGAGGACAAGGCCTGGCTCGCGCAGACCAACTGCCCGGAAATCGCGATCGAAGTCACCGAGGAATAGCGGCTAGCAGGGATGGCCGCGTGCCTCCCATTGAGCCGACCAGCGTTTTGATCGAACGAGAAGGAAACGAGCTGATGTCCGATTCCCCGTCCGCAACCTATCTGCCCGAACATCCCCCGGTCACCGACTGGGTCCATGATTTCGACCATACCGATCCGGTCTGGACTGACGACCCGTTTCCGATCTGGGAGACGCTGCGCACCGCCTCGCCGGTCGTGCACACCGAGCGCTTCCTCGGCTGCTACATGCCGACCACCTATCAGGCGGTGAAGGAAATCGCCTACGACACCGAGCACTTCTCCTCGCGCCGCGTCATCGTGCGCGACGTCCGCCCCGAGATCACGGCCCGCGCGCCGCCGATCACCTCCGATCCGCCGGAGCACAAGCCCGCCAAGCAGGTGCTGCTGCCGCCCTTCACGCCGGACGCGATGAAGCGGCTCGAGCCGCGGGTGCGCGCGATCTGCAACGAGCTGATCGACGAATTCATCGCCGATGGCCATTGCGACGCCGCGGCGCGCTACACCAAGCACATCCCGGTGCGCGCCATCGCGCACATGCTGGGAATCCCCGAGAAGGACGGCGACCTCTTCATCAAGTGGATCCACCAGATCCTCGAGCTCGGCATCAAGGACGAGAACGAGATGATGAGCGGCGTGCGCGAGATGACCGGCTACTTCATGGCCCATCTCGAGCAGCGCAAGCTTGAGCCGGGCGACGATCTGATCTCGCAGCTGCTGCGGGCCAAGGGCCCCGGCGGCCAGCCGCTGACCGACGAGCACGTGCTCGGCTCGCTGCGGCTGCTCCTGATCGCCGGCATCGACACCACCTGGAGCGCGCTCGGCTCCTCGCTCTGGCACCTCGCCAAGACGCCCGCCGATCGCGAGCGCCTGGTCGCGGAGCCGGCGCTGATCCCGACCGCGATCGAGGAATTCCTGCGCGCCTATTCGCCGGTGACGATGGCGCGCGAGGTGATGAAGGAAACCACGATCTCCGGCTGCCCGGTCAAGGCCGGCAACATGGTGCTGCTGTCCTTCCCCGCCGCCAACCGCGACCCCGCCATGTTCCCCGATGCGGACAAGGTCGTGATCGACCGCAGGGAGAACCGCCACGCCGCCTTCGGGCTCGGCATCCACCGCTGCGTCGGTTCCAACCTGGCGCGGATGGAGATGCAGGTGGCGATCGAGGAATGGCTGAAACGGATTCCGGATTTCCGCCTCGACCCGGCCGGCAAGGTCACCTGGTCGGAAGGCACGGTGCGCGGCCCGCGTCAACTGCCCGTTCTGTTCGGCAAGAACGCCTAAGGAACAGGACAGCAGTTACATCGCACCACGCAAATGAGATAGGTTGCCCCGGAATCGCGCCAAAGAATCCGGGGAGGCCTGCCA
Protein-coding sequences here:
- a CDS encoding cytochrome P450 — encoded protein: MSDSPSATYLPEHPPVTDWVHDFDHTDPVWTDDPFPIWETLRTASPVVHTERFLGCYMPTTYQAVKEIAYDTEHFSSRRVIVRDVRPEITARAPPITSDPPEHKPAKQVLLPPFTPDAMKRLEPRVRAICNELIDEFIADGHCDAAARYTKHIPVRAIAHMLGIPEKDGDLFIKWIHQILELGIKDENEMMSGVREMTGYFMAHLEQRKLEPGDDLISQLLRAKGPGGQPLTDEHVLGSLRLLLIAGIDTTWSALGSSLWHLAKTPADRERLVAEPALIPTAIEEFLRAYSPVTMAREVMKETTISGCPVKAGNMVLLSFPAANRDPAMFPDADKVVIDRRENRHAAFGLGIHRCVGSNLARMEMQVAIEEWLKRIPDFRLDPAGKVTWSEGTVRGPRQLPVLFGKNA
- a CDS encoding ferredoxin, which gives rise to MSKLRIRVDQDKCQGHARCKSLAPELFELDEYGNAHEVGDGTVPAGLEDKAWLAQTNCPEIAIEVTEE
- a CDS encoding SDR family oxidoreductase translates to MDLHLRGKRVLITGASKGIGAAAAEAFAEEGANLLLAARNGEQLKALAERLRSAHQIDAAISVVDLRKSEDLARLAKEAADIDILVNNAGDIPGGSIDKIDEATWRHAWELKVFGYVNLTRAIYAQMKARGGGVIVNDIGAAGEKFDANYICGSAGNAALMSFTRALGGKSLADNIRVVGINPGPVGTDRHVTLLKTRAKNQFGDESRYKEFQKGLPLGRPAHAREIGDLMAFLASDRAGYTSGVIYTVDGGLTSGWG
- a CDS encoding TetR/AcrR family transcriptional regulator; the protein is MGQIVRKPLKTYHHGDLREALIQAALREVELGGPEAISIKALARQLGVSQPAPYRHFADREALLEAVTAEAFRQFNVIMREAIEQPGKGSKLSRFAQAALAFGLERHGIYRLMFASRTMACAPVGSELHVAAMETLALLIESFEAPAVGLLRERQALKIWAGLHGIVMLAEQGLLTGEVGQISREELMDEIVEQTKLALSVALHATEEKA
- a CDS encoding alpha/beta hydrolase translates to MAALFSALDWRAMSQQERDLGLNNGVAVKGSAEIAAGWEQRAAAMRHKHPEHLDLRYGPRERNRIDFLKARDGAPTLLFIHGGYWQTRAKEVFTIFAEGPMAHGINVALIGYTLAPDATLDDIVAEIHAGIDFLAGQLPALGAAAEGIVVSGWSAGGHLTSMALANAHVRAGMAISGIYDLEPIRHSYLNEKLRLDEASSRRNSPMMQEGGTAKPLSLVVGSAELPLLRKQTADFAGHRARYGLPVTYEEIAGADHFSIMNQMLAPQGRITTLIRQLFERTVSS
- a CDS encoding amidase family protein, with the protein product MADQGLVKETACAVVEKLKAGDVTPLDLLDVLEKRIAEVDGKVNALPTLCFDRARTHAKTLMQKPVSERGLLAGLPVPIKDLTAVSGVLTTLGSPIFKDNIPAKSDILVERLEQNGGVIYAKSNTPEFGAGANTFNEVFGPTRNPWDTSRSAAGSSGGAAAALASGTAWLAHGSDMGGSLRNPASFCGVVGLRPSIGRVAQTPKFGVDRTLGQQGPMARNVEDLALLLDAMSGEHAADPLSLPVLPTSFLSAARSGSKPKRIAYSPDLGITPVDPEVKAVTRKAAERFAEAGAIVEEAHPDFREAHECFHVLRAFDFAISKAELLRTKRDLLKPEVIWNIEEGLKLTVEKLERAEAQRVAMTARALEFFERYDLLLAPATIVPPFPVENRYVAECDGKKFDNYVEWLGIVYAITLACCPALSLPCGFTASGLPVGLQMVAKPRAEAQLLAGAKVLEDILGVRGTTPIDPRPPKA